One part of the Papaver somniferum cultivar HN1 unplaced genomic scaffold, ASM357369v1 unplaced-scaffold_123, whole genome shotgun sequence genome encodes these proteins:
- the LOC113331057 gene encoding uncharacterized protein LOC113331057 has translation MKDWNLRIFGNVNSRLKQDQLRFETTALISDEDPSNIANLNAMKDAMKTLCDTRLQQLTMLKQKSRNKWLVEGSSNSSFFHNSIRIRKSSNTISELVDLDGTCLKNYEQLRNHVVQFYEDKFNGQDPVIEGDLFDFEHASISIEESNAMDIIPSPEEIKQVVFDLSADSAPGHDGFSGCFYRHCWDIIHDDLTKAIIHCWNAGSIPNGVNSSFIILLAKVRGANTLRNFRPIGLSNFFFKIFTKILATRLGIVLDKLVSEEQDDNIGLKLDISQAFDTVNWAFVLEVFCKYGFSENWCAWIFNILQSARISVILNGSPEGYFKINRGLRQGDPLSPLIFVLIEDVLSRNITKLFRDKKMTPMVTRGGISPTHLFFADDIMIFCKGNSKSLHNLVDLLGSYQRASGQTVCRQKSIVRYCHISNVVEKIKNQLADWRGRLLSFHDRIVIVKSIIASYYIHNMPIYKWPRKFILQCERAIRNFIWSGDSNINRVVVVDFDKICCPFEEGGLGLTRMATMNKALIMKLWWKIRNSTKKLALFLKNTKVLIGDGRDTSLYYDIWFDKTSIAEVINDYSLDATARVSDILKVGLWDIPEIHLQYLIAAGLELNRLSIPMGGANVRVWMLELKGEFSVKSATELLRQKYSRLEGTQLLWSPVLAAQNWKFLRGASDVFKLQPNANLIVSFKAAKGRSHIVRDLWLIANLVLRSELWKLRNKPVFEHKKPNWSIFHKRVLKLIQVYSIRLKGHMNNSADDVVLLNYFRVQHRSVKLHHPVACFWLLPEANELQICCDGSARGNPGVAGAGVVSRDEHCSVLGAMSIGLGVTTNYLAELYGIIVRLEWAMQWGFSCICIRSDSMGVVEDFKNDSIPWFARNRWIMICRHYTSIRFIHTFREVNFSADAMSKRGCLLRMKWEFTTMGNHLS, from the exons ATGAAGGATTGGAATCTGAGGATTTTTGGTAATGTGAATTCTCGTTTGAAGCAAGACCAACTTCGTTTTGAGACAACAGCTCTTATTTCAGATGAGGATCCTAGTAATATTgctaatctaaatgcaatgaagGATGCTATGAAAACTTTATGTGATACTCGTTTGCAACAGTTAACTATGCTCAAGCAAAAGTCTAGGAACAAATGGTTGGTGGAGGGTTCAAGTAATTCCAGTTTCTTTCATAATAGTATTCGAATTAGAAAAAGTTCTAATACTATTTCGGAACTTGTTGATTTGGATGGGACTTGTTTGAAAAATTATGAGCAGCTACGTAATCATGTAGTTCAGTTCTATGAAGATAAGTTCAATGGCCAAGATCCGGTGATAGAAGGTGATTTATTTGATTTTGAGCATGCTTCAATTTCTATTGAGGAGAGCAACGCCATGGATATAATTCCTTCCCCGGAAGAAATTAAGCAAGTTGTTTTTGATCTGAGTGCGGATAGTGCCCCAGGGCAtgatggtttctctggttgtttctatcGTCATTGTTGGGATATTATTCATGATGATTTAACCAAGGCCATTATTCATTGTTGGAATGCGGGTAGTATTCCAAATGGTGTTAATTCATCTTTTATCATCTTGCTGGCTAAGGTAAGGGGTGCTAATACTCTTCGAAATTTCAGACCAATTGgccttagtaattttttcttcaaaattttcactAAGATCCTAGCTACTAGACTTGGTATAGTTTTGGATAAGCTTGtgtctgaagaacag GATGACAACATTGGccttaaacttgatatttctcaagcttttgacacggtaaaTTGGGCTTTTGTGCTTGAAGTTTTCTGTaagtatggtttttctgaaaatTGGTGTGCTTGGATTTTTAATATCTTGCAATCTGCTAGAATTTCTGTCATTTTGAATGGTAGTCCGGAAGGTTACTTCAAAATTAACAGAGGTTTGCGTCAAGGTGATCCCCTCTCCCCTTTGATTTTTGTcttgattgaggatgttcttagcAGAAATATTACGAAGCTTTTTCGTGATAAAAAGATGACGCCTATGGTAACTAGAGgtggtatttctcctactcaccttttctttgctgatgacataatGATCTTTTGTAAAGGTAATTCCAAAAGTCTTCATAATCTTGTAGACTTGTTAGGAAGTTATCAGCGTGCTTCAGGTCAGActgtttgtcgtcaaaaga GTATTGTTCGATATTGCCATATTAGCAATGTTGTTGAAAAGATTAAAAATCAGCTTGCTGATTGGAGAGGGAGGTTATTATCTTTTCATGATCGCATTGTTATTGTTAAATCAATTATTGCCAGTTATTACATTCATAATATGCCTATTTATAAGTGGCCTCGTAAGTTTATTCTTCAATGTGAGAGGGCTATCCGTAATTTTATTTGGTCTGGTGATTCGAACATTAACCGTGTAGTGGTAGTGGATTTTGATAAAATCTGTTGCCCTTTTGAGGAGGGGGGTCTCGGACTAACTCGTATGGCCACTATGAACAAAGCTCTTATTATGAAACTTTGGTGGAAGATTCGTAATTCTACAAAGAAGTTGGCTCTTTTCCTGAAG AATACTAAGGTCTTAATTGGTGATGGTAGAGATACTTCTCTTTATTATGACATTTGGTTTGATAAGACTAGTATTGCTGAAGTGATAAATGATTATTCTCTCGATGCAACAGCTAGAGTAAGTGATATTTTAAAGGTTGGCCTTTGGGATATTCCTGAAATTCACTTGCAATACTTGATTGCTGCTGGTCTAGAGTTGAATAGGTTGTCAATTCCTATGGGTGGAGCTAATGTTAGGGTATGGATGCTGGAGTTGAAGGGTGAGTTCAGTGTTAAGTCTGCAACTGAGTTGCTTCGGCAGAAGTATTCTCGGTTAGAAGGTACGCAGCTTCTGTGGAGTCCTGTTCTTGCTGCTCAGAACTGGAAATTCTTACGAGGAGCTT CTGATGTGTTCAAGTTACAACCTAATGCTAACCTTATTGTTTCTTTTAAAGCAGCAAAAGGAAGGAGTCATATTGTCCGTGATCTGTGGCTTATTGCCAACCTTGTTCTTAGGTCGGAGCTATGGAAGTTGCGGAACAAGCCTGTTTTCGAGCATAAAAAGCCTAATTGGAGTATCTTTCATAAGCGCGTTCTGAAGTTGATACAAGTTTATTCAATTCGGCTCAAGGGTCATATGAACAATAGTGCTGATGatgttgttcttctgaactaTTTTAGAGTTCAGCACCGTAGTGTGAAGTTGCATCATCCCGTGGCTTGTTTTTGGTTACTGCCTGAGGCTAATGAATTACAAATTTGTTGTGATGGATCAGCGAGAGGTAACCCAGGCGTTGCGGGTGCAGGTGTAGTATCTAGGGATGAGCATTGTTCAGTTCTTGGTGCTATGAGTATTGGGCTAGGAGTCACGACGAATTATTTAGCAGAATTGTATGGCATTATTGTTCGTTTGGAGTGGGCTATGCAATGGGGCTTTTCTTGTATTTGTATACGGTCTGATTCTATGGGAGTTGTTGAAGATTTCAAGAATGACTCAATTCCTTGGTTTGCAAGGAATAGATGGATTATGATCTGTAGACACTATACGTCTATACGTTTCATTCACACTTTTAGAGAGgtgaatttttcagctgatgcaatGTCAAAGCGGGGTTGTTTATTGAGAATGAAGTGGGAGTTCACTACAATGGGAAACCacctttcttaa